In Desertifilum tharense IPPAS B-1220, a genomic segment contains:
- the pta gene encoding phosphate acetyltransferase, giving the protein MLQNLYIAAIAPNSGKSLIVLGLMELLSKRIGRLGFFRPVTRSENHRDNDIELIRSRYPLDVPYEAQYALTREELQHWVADGHYDEILKRIIEKYKALERHCDFIVCEGIDSSEIDSAFVDNFDTRVANHLSAPVLLVGNGQGNTPAEIVDTVRTEREAFMEADCAIAATIVNRVNSGLIETINAQLEAVWNYDDPVFTLPEDSAIARPTIQEIVRAISANWVYGEDSQLNREVRCYKVAAMQLPNFLHHLEEGSLIITPGDRADIVLGCLTALLSESCPNIAGIVLTGGLELAPSIQKLLQGFRWLHLPIVSVATNTYETATQISHVQAEITPDNPRKIASALGLFEAHIDTAKLQACIAVPRSERVTPLMFEYELIERAKMQKQRIVFPEGDEERILLASEILRRRGVAEIVLLGKEGEIREKIATLGLSLNGVQIIDPLRSPWHDEFATTYYNLRRHKGITEDCARDMMHDVSYFGTMMVYKDLADGMVSGAQHTTAHTIRPALEFIRTQPGTSIVSSVFLMCLADRVLVYGDCAVNPNPNTQQLADIAISSAATAQTFGVEPRIAMLSYSTGASGKGADVDKVREATQLVRELRPDLKIEGPIQYDAAVDSEVAHTKLPDSEVAGQATVFIFPDLNAGNNTYKAVQRSANAVAIGPLLQGLRKPVNDLSRGCTVTDIVNTVAITAIQAQKSDSLVGKRVGGKEC; this is encoded by the coding sequence ATGCTTCAAAATTTATATATTGCAGCGATCGCCCCCAATAGCGGCAAGTCTCTGATCGTGTTAGGTTTAATGGAACTGCTGTCTAAGCGGATTGGTCGATTGGGCTTTTTTCGTCCAGTCACCCGCAGCGAAAACCATCGCGATAATGATATTGAACTGATCCGCAGTCGCTATCCTTTAGATGTCCCCTACGAAGCCCAATACGCCCTCACTCGCGAAGAATTGCAGCATTGGGTAGCGGACGGACATTATGATGAAATTCTCAAGCGGATTATTGAAAAATACAAAGCCCTAGAACGCCACTGCGATTTTATTGTTTGCGAGGGGATTGATTCGAGTGAAATTGATTCGGCGTTTGTCGATAACTTCGATACGCGAGTCGCCAATCATCTCTCTGCCCCAGTATTGCTGGTGGGTAACGGTCAAGGCAATACCCCGGCTGAAATTGTCGATACCGTTCGCACCGAACGAGAAGCCTTTATGGAAGCAGATTGCGCGATCGCAGCTACCATTGTCAATCGGGTGAATTCGGGCTTAATTGAGACGATTAATGCCCAATTAGAGGCCGTGTGGAACTATGACGATCCCGTGTTTACCCTTCCTGAAGATAGCGCGATCGCCCGACCGACGATCCAAGAAATTGTCCGCGCCATCTCTGCAAACTGGGTATATGGGGAAGATAGCCAACTCAACCGCGAGGTTCGCTGCTATAAAGTCGCCGCCATGCAACTGCCCAACTTCTTGCACCATCTCGAAGAGGGGAGTTTAATTATTACACCGGGCGATCGCGCCGATATCGTCCTGGGTTGTTTAACCGCCCTCCTGTCGGAAAGCTGCCCCAACATCGCCGGAATTGTCCTCACCGGGGGTTTAGAACTCGCCCCTAGCATTCAAAAACTCTTACAAGGGTTTCGCTGGCTGCATTTACCCATTGTCAGCGTCGCCACCAACACCTACGAAACCGCGACCCAAATTAGTCACGTCCAAGCCGAAATTACCCCCGACAACCCGCGTAAAATTGCCTCAGCGTTGGGCTTATTTGAAGCGCACATTGATACGGCTAAACTGCAAGCTTGTATCGCCGTTCCCCGTTCCGAACGCGTCACGCCCTTAATGTTTGAGTACGAACTCATCGAACGGGCGAAAATGCAAAAACAGCGTATCGTCTTCCCTGAAGGGGACGAAGAACGCATCCTCCTGGCTAGCGAAATCTTAAGGCGTCGTGGCGTTGCAGAGATCGTTCTTTTAGGAAAAGAAGGCGAAATTCGCGAGAAAATTGCCACCCTCGGCTTAAGTTTAAATGGCGTGCAGATTATCGACCCCTTGCGATCGCCCTGGCATGATGAATTCGCCACCACCTACTATAACCTGCGCCGCCACAAAGGCATCACCGAAGATTGCGCCCGCGATATGATGCACGATGTCAGCTACTTTGGCACGATGATGGTGTACAAAGATTTAGCCGATGGCATGGTATCCGGTGCCCAGCATACCACCGCCCACACCATTCGCCCCGCCCTAGAGTTTATTCGCACCCAACCCGGAACTTCAATTGTTTCTAGCGTCTTTTTAATGTGTTTGGCCGATCGGGTTTTGGTGTATGGTGATTGTGCCGTTAACCCCAACCCCAATACCCAACAGCTAGCTGATATCGCCATTAGTTCCGCCGCCACTGCCCAAACCTTCGGCGTAGAACCGCGAATTGCCATGCTATCGTACTCCACAGGAGCATCGGGAAAAGGCGCAGATGTCGATAAAGTCCGAGAAGCCACCCAACTCGTTCGCGAACTCCGTCCCGACTTGAAAATTGAAGGCCCCATCCAGTACGACGCCGCAGTCGATAGCGAAGTCGCCCACACCAAATTACCCGATAGCGAAGTTGCCGGACAAGCCACCGTCTTCATCTTCCCCGACTTAAACGCCGGAAACAATACCTACAAAGCCGTCCAACGTTCCGCCAACGCCGTCGCCATCGGCCCATTATTGCAAGGCTTAAGAAAACCCGTCAACGATCTCTCGCGCGGCTGTACGGTAACAGATATCGTCAATACAGTCGCCATTACCGCCATTCAAGCCCAAAAGAGCGATTCCCTTGTGGGGAAGAGGGTGGGGGGAAAGGAGTGCTGA